The Larimichthys crocea isolate SSNF chromosome X, L_crocea_2.0, whole genome shotgun sequence genome segment TAATAACATGTTTTAGTCTCAGCTCAGTTGTTCTGACCTTTCTGTGCTTTGATTTCGAGGTCGTTTTGTGGAGCCTCAGACAGCACGCCGTTGAGGCCACGTCAGAGGCAGCAGCTCCTCTCACTGAAcaggctttttgtttgtgtctccaggCCAAAGTCAACGACCTGAGCTCTGCTGTCGTCGTGATCCGGATCATGAGAGACTTGTGTAACCGTATTCCTACTTGGACGCCGCTCTCAGGATGGGTGAGGAAACCGCTCGCTAAGATGTAGTCTTGTACGCAGCAGCTACACGACTTTATGTCAATACTCTGCTTTCATCACCTCACAGCCTCTCGAGCTGCTGGTAGAGAAAGCTATTGGTACTTCCGAGAGGCCAATGGGAGCAGGCGAGTCATTGCGCAGGGTGTTGGAGTGTGTTGCATCTGGAATGCTCTTGGAAGGTGAACTTTTTATTGAATTGTCAAATCAACATGAATGTCTACACACTGGCATTAACAATAATATGCTAATTTAACCGTGTTTGTGCAAAGACGGCCCTGGAATTAAAGATCCGTGTGAGAAGGAAGCGGTTGATGCCACTGGTACCCTGACTCTGCAGCAACGTGAAGACATCACACAGAGTGCTCAGGTAAGATGAGGCTGCTAATACATGCAAGCAACCTTATATTTTTGAATCCTAGAAATGcctaacatttttgttttcttagtttGCCTTGAGGCTGTGTGCATTTGGACAGATGCACAAGGTGTTGGGGATGGACTTCAAACCGGTAAAACCACGGAAATCACTGGGAGCCAGCTGCAAAGATGGCACAGGTACATAATGATCTGtgtcttctctccttttctgaTCACGTCCATGAAACAGTCTGTTCTCAGGcttgtttctgttgtgtcaTGCAGCTCAGATACCACCTGCTGGACACTTCAACCTGCCAGCTAAGAGACCGTAcacagagatggaggaaggagacgATGAGCCTCAACTCAACAGCAAACAGAGGAAGTCTCTCAAGTTCCAGAAGCGCTTTCAGAGGAAATCATGTTAGTAATGAACATCATCGGCTGAGCCTTTTTACTCTTTCATGAACCACTTTAACTGTGGATATGTGACCTGACAGAcgactgtaaaatgttttatgaaaatgaaatccTTCCCTTCAATAccatgacatgaacatgaacctgaCACTGTAGAGCTgctaaatacataaacacaatatatacagtTGTATATTCAGTTCAACTTGGATTATTTAAAAGACAGTTAACACTAATTTAATTTGACTAGTAGTACTTTATATTTTGATCCAATTTAATTGTGACATTTTTGCACTATTTAAATACACTGAGGTGCCAGTTTATCATGTGCACTTAGCTAGATTTAATGCAATCTAACAACTTGTACCTAATAAATTGGCAACACAATGTCTTTGTTAATTATGCTTTTGTTGAAAAAACACCCCCAAATTGTTGTAGTCTCCAAGTATTAAAGGTAGATGGACAAAGAACAGTTTTAATGTATGTGAAAAGTTGTAACGTATGTGTCAACAGTGGAAATGCTTCTTTACTGTAAGAATCCAAAAAATATTAGAGGCTAATGACATCATTGTGCCTTTGTGACACTGGCcttatgtgttgtttttcattgaACCAAATCAGGAATATTTTTGACTCTGCTAATAGAAACCTGGTGTATTAATTCCAAACTGTTCTGTAAATGTGCACAAGAAGTAAAAATTATTCAAGGGAAAGAAACACTGACAAATATTAGTGTGGAAAGCATGCATCGTGATGTGGACGTGGAAGACTCCGCATCGATGCAGTGACAGAACATAATCACACAAAATTAGAGCCTACCAGCATACATTTTTCAAGCCTTGGTTGGAcaataaagttgtaaagttaCATTGCAATGTTGCTCTCTTGCATTGAATTGTGGGCAGACGTCAGGTTAACATTACATTGGGGACGGAGGAAGAGATCTTGAAAGTGGACATCTTTTTAGGGTgcacattttggattttatgaACTTTTTGGAAAGCATGAACTGGACAAGACGGACACTGCGTGTAAAATATGCCTAACAAAAATTAAATACTTTGGTAATACAAGGAACTTAAGGAACCACGTTAGCCGTTTTCAGTAATGTCTACAACAATAAAGAATACAGCGAGTCCATCTTATCAGCCAAGAATTGAGGACGTACTGTCAACTTTGCCGTccgagagagggaagagaatcATGTTTATGTACTGAGGTGGGTCACACAGATACTGCTATTGAATAAATGCAGCTTATACACTGTTCCTTCTCCTCTTGTAGTCACAGATGATTTTAGTATGAATGCAGTGATGCGTCTGAACCAGTACAGACCTGGCCTGGAGTACCGACTTACATCTCAGACTGGTCCAGTCCACGAACCGGTTTTCACAATGGCTGTGGACTTAAACGGAAAGACCTACGAGGCAACGGGGCCCTCCAAACGAGCCGCCAAGCTTAATGTAGCCACCAAGGCAAGACctttatatatctatctatacaaGTTGCCTTCATGATGAACATGTTTGACTTCAGTGTTGGTCTGAAATCCTGTTGCAGGTTACTGATTGGCttcaaaatatgtcacatacaaaaaaacaaaccccagaTTTAAGACATCTAGTTATTTCCTTTTTATAATTAGATATTTGTTCACTATCCTGACTACACATGAGAGTGATCTTGTTtcaaacttttaacatttgttgaCAGTTTTTCTTAACCATGACAGTCCACACTGGGCATGTGAATAAGTTTCTGTCATTCACAGGTCCTGCAGGATCTCGGCCTTCCAACAGGATCAGAATCTAAAACAGAGTCCGGTGGTGACACTGAAGGATCCCTGGAGTCAGTGAAAGCTTCCTCCACGGCCTCGACTACATCAGAAGACGTATGTACCTCCACCTGGAGATTGTGTCTTtagaagtttatttttaaaaacttgcaCACAGTAAAGCCGTCTCAACATTTGTGATAGGTGAGATATTCTGGAGTAAAATGTATATCGTCACGTGTATTTAATAGCCGTTGTTTGTCCACTTGCTATGAACAGAGTGGTCAGGGTCCTATCTTGACGAAACATGGCAAGAACCCAGTGATGGAGCTGAACGAGAAGCGCCGCAGCCTGAAGTACGAGCTGTCTGCAGAGACGGGGGGATCACATGAAAAGTGCTTTGTCATGGAGGTGAGTCAGCAATATCATAGGCAGATAACACTAAAATATAATCTGGACGTTTCTGCCAGGTTCTTCATTGTttactaaaaatgaaaatactaacTTTGATGGTGGTTTTTGCAGGGTTTTTTTACAGCCTTGATGGACATTGACATGTTTATCCCAGTGAAATAGATCATTGTAGAGTCCTCTACAGATTTTCACATTAGTATTAAAGCTTCTTACTTTCCTGTCTCTAAGGTGTTGAATCAAATACGAATAAACACAGTGATAGAAGAGGTgataaaaaaggttttaaaacattaatgtttcatcttCTTATCTGTCTCTCAGGTGGAGGTTGATGGGCAGAAGTTTAAAGGGAGAGGCTCCAATAAAAAGGAAGCAAAGGCCTTCGCTGCCCTCGCTGCTCTGGAAAAGCTCTTCCCAGATGACAACGGAGTGTCAAACGCTAACAGAAATCCTTCAAAGAAGAAGGTCACATACACCGACATGGTAATTTATGTACTCGATAATCAGATATGATGATTTATGATTCATCTAGTTTAATACTGTTGACTTTGAAGCCCCAAAACAGTCAGAGTACTTATTTCTATTACAATGTACACTGTATAATTGAGATACATGTTGGTACAGCTTTTAAATTTCCCATCCAACAGCACATCCCAGGGTTCGGCACTATCCGTGGCATTCCTTCAGACTCCGGATCTCGTGGCTGGGGTCCCAACAGAGGTCGAGGCAGGGGGCGGGGCAAACCGTTTCCTTCAGGACCCAGCTACAACAAGAGTAAGGCATTTTATACTCTTTAGATGTCGACTTGAACTTGATGCAACCTTGAGGAAATCAACTAAAAagtcatttcttgtttttctttttaaaagccaACTACAGTTATGAGAGCAGCACTGGCACAGGCTACCGTAAGTATTCACTCTGTGCAGActtgttgtggtgttttgttgtggttttacagcTGAATAACACAAAAAGGGgataatttttctgtttttctgtaaaaggaaaataaaaatgaatttccaAAGTAATAAGCTTTACTTATAAAATACACATTGTATTCCTAACCCAACTATATCCCATGTCCCACTTATTACACACCTCCTttctaaataaatcaataatttgaaacaaaatatgaattttcaaatgattttCTTGCATCCTCCCAAAATCAGTGGAGATTATGATCAGAGCAGCAGTCTATTATTCATAGCAGCCTTCTGCTATACAGAAATAAGAGACCACAGAGTGCTGTAACTGACCAGATCAGTATTCATCGTGTAGTAAAATCCAAGATTGTTTTGTTGCCTGTCTCACCCCTCAGGTTTGTCTTGATTGACTTATGTTCATTAGATTGTACcaagcatgtttttgtttttctcgttttggttgttacagttttttgttttgttttttgtttaagtgATTTCACATATCAGTGATGCTGCTCATTTCAACTGTCTTCTAGATAAACTCTATGGTAATAATGCAGCCAGCGCTAAAGGCGTTGCCTCCACCGTATCAGGCAGCAACATCGGATATGGCACCTTTTACCCGGAGAGCAACACCTACTCCTCCCCTCCCGTCCCCAGCTCCGACTCCACaaccacaaaaacagaaagctaTCAGTCGATGCCTCCTCCTGCCGACCAGGAGAGCCCGTACAGCTACGGGTAtggagatgagaagaagaagatgctgACCCAAAGTCAGAATGAGAGCCAGGGAGGAGACTACTCAATGTACAGCACGGCTTACCCTAGTTCGGTAACGGGTGGACAAGTTTATAATAGTTATGGTGAGTGAGATTGTAAGATGTAGCAGTCAAAttgaaaatgttgcatttatgcCTGTTTTAATATCCT includes the following:
- the ilf3a gene encoding interleukin enhancer-binding factor 3 — translated: MAAAAAPMWTEHQAYEELLYWDSLIQQGHRLLPHDFDRYEELRYWYDCLCYEEELRQYHDYIAAIEEIEDKRHHEDAAAPQVHTGPYDRHVMAKHSEVYPSPEELEAVQTIVTHVECALKTVSDQMDTPKDDKGSEEAGSASSDSQDRVLRGVMRVGLVAKGLLLKGDKDLELVLLCANKPTITLLQQVAEKLSAQLEESSAETYTVTQCPGDAAIVVTSSKELVLTLTIHLTSPLVRTNQESKTEEEEDEEEETRTVNDPPDVLDRQKCLSALASLRHAKWFQAKVNDLSSAVVVIRIMRDLCNRIPTWTPLSGWPLELLVEKAIGTSERPMGAGESLRRVLECVASGMLLEDGPGIKDPCEKEAVDATGTLTLQQREDITQSAQFALRLCAFGQMHKVLGMDFKPVKPRKSLGASCKDGTAQIPPAGHFNLPAKRPYTEMEEGDDEPQLNSKQRKSLKFQKRFQRKSFTDDFSMNAVMRLNQYRPGLEYRLTSQTGPVHEPVFTMAVDLNGKTYEATGPSKRAAKLNVATKVLQDLGLPTGSESKTESGGDTEGSLESVKASSTASTTSEDSGQGPILTKHGKNPVMELNEKRRSLKYELSAETGGSHEKCFVMEVEVDGQKFKGRGSNKKEAKAFAALAALEKLFPDDNGVSNANRNPSKKKVTYTDMHIPGFGTIRGIPSDSGSRGWGPNRGRGRGRGKPFPSGPSYNKTNYSYESSTGTGYHKLYGNNAASAKGVASTVSGSNIGYGTFYPESNTYSSPPVPSSDSTTTKTESYQSMPPPADQESPYSYGYGDEKKKMLTQSQNESQGGDYSMYSTAYPSSVTGGQVYNSYGWGNQSSWGNQQTYGMYQGFGGQNQGSYSGYSDMNY